A single window of Nyctibius grandis isolate bNycGra1 chromosome Z, bNycGra1.pri, whole genome shotgun sequence DNA harbors:
- the MIEF2 gene encoding mitochondrial dynamics protein MID49: MAEFTRQRGKRQEDSGLGSVLDLLLANARLVLGVSGAAVLAIATLAVKRLIDRATSPRDEGDPKAEQKTLEESWQDLALIKATPKPPKKQRREDLSEPLLSLAQPPVLEPRVCFAPPETPWLKSSPPRCFTLQEKLLSHYSSRLAVPEVQVSLASQLARSVCAQLQSFLQSKCPELPFGSFFLSGPLLDGLGALAADHIHLMLPVVLDAALWSLIPGEDTVVRNPQYWMIKRTDLEYFPRGRSPWDRFIVGQYLSSNALNETLHKMLVASINWPAIGSLLGSVIHPVVASQELKLEVKHDQVELSISLFPVVEMEDKVLLAAPPEGLVENLWLESFYRAEVSKVKELDASDSGARQHCLCILNGVCRSHPALHKLSGSPLTHVILHLSATSPDWAEESLADRFQQVLEELVGYLEKGVLPSYFNHKINLFCELLEEEIDEMGFMLYRAICEPELLLQDK; the protein is encoded by the exons ATGGCCGAGTTCACGCGCCAGCGGGGCAAGCGGCAGGAGGACAGCGGGCTGGGCAGCGTCCTCGACCTCCTGTTGGCCAACGCCAGGCTGGTGCTGGGCGTCAGCGGCGCGGCCGTGCTGGCCATCGCCACGCTGGCTGTCAAGCGG ctgaTAGACCGAGCCACCAGCCCTCGTGACGAAGGTGATCCCAAAGCTGAGCAGAAGACCCTGGAGGAGAGCTGGCAGGACTTGGCCTTGATCAAGGCGACGCCAAAACCCCCcaagaagcagagaagggaagACCTCAGCGAGCCTCTGCTCTCTCTGGCTCAGCCACCGGTGCTAG AGCCCAGGGTCTGCTTTGCCCCTCCGGAGACTCCTTGGCTCAAATCCAGCCCTCCGCGCTGCTTCACGCTGCAGGAGAAGCTCCTCTCCCACTACAGCAGCCGGCTGGCTGTGCCCGAGGTGCAAGTGTCCCTCGCCTCGCAGCTGGCCAGGAGCGTCTGCGCCCAACTGCAGAGCTTCCTGCAGAGCAAGTGCCCGGAGCTGCCCTTCGGCAGCTTCTTCCTCAGCGGTCCCCTGCTCGACGGCCTCGGGGCTCTCGCAGCCGACCACATCCACCTCATGCTGCCGGTGGTCCTCGACGCCGCGCTCTGGAGCCTCATCCCGGGAGAGGACACCGTGGTGAGGAACCCCCAGTACTGGATGATCAAGAGGACTGACCTGGAGTATTTCCCTCGTGGGCGCAGCCCCTGGGACAGGTTCATCGTGGGCCAGTACCTCTCCTCCAATGCGCTCAACGAGACCCTGCACAAGATGCTGGTGGCCTCCATCAACTGGCCTGCCATAGGCAGCTTGTTGGGGAGCGTCATCCACCCGGTCGTGGCCTCCCAGGAGCTGAAGCTGGAAGTCAAACACGATCAGGTTGAGCTGAGCATCAGCCTCTTCCCGGTGGTGGAAATGGAGGACAAGGTTCTTCTGGCTGCTCCTCCTGAAGGACTGGTGGAAAACCTCTGGCTTGAGAGCTTTTACAGGGCAGAGGTCTCGAAGGTGAAGGAGCTGGATGCCAGCGACTCCGGGGCTCGGCAGCACTGCCTCTGCATCCTGAACGGCGTCTGCAGGAGCCACCCCGCCCTGCACAAACTGAGCGGCAGCCCCTTGACCCACGTCATCCTTCACCTCAGTGCCACCAGTCCGGACTGGGCAGAAGAAAGCCTTGCTGACAGGTTCCAGCAGGTGCTCGAGGAGCTGGTAGGCTACCTGGAGAAAGGGGTCCTGCCTTCCTATTTCAACCACAAAATCAACCTCTTCTGTGAGCTGTTGGAAGAGGAAATCGATGAGATGGGCTTCATGCTCTACAGGGCCATCTGTGAGCcagagctcctgctgcaggacaAATGA
- the TOP3A gene encoding DNA topoisomerase 3-alpha isoform X1, with product MNFHARLFASCGVRMLPQPWRLFSRAAEDTALQRIRKVLCVAEKNDAARGIADLLSNSRMRRREGFSKFNKIYEYDYQMFGQNVTIVMTSVSGHLLAHDFKMPFRKWHSCNPLALFDAEIEKYCPENYMDIKRTLEREVQQCQALVIWTDCDREGENIGFEIIHVCKAVKPNLRVFRARFSEITLHAVRTACENLTQPDQKTSDAVDVRQELDLRIGAAFTRFQTLRLRKIFPDILADQLISYGSCQFPTLGFVVERFKAIQAFVPEAFYKIKVTHDHEDGSVVFNWKRNRLFNHTACLVLYQMCMEDPVATVVEVGSKPKSKWRPLPLDTVELEKLASRKLKINAKETMRIAEKLYTQGFISYPRTETNIFPKELNLSALVQQQTHDPNWGAFAQRILDQGGPTPRNGTKSDQAHPPIHPTKYAANLQGSEQRLYEFIVRHFLACCSQDAKGQETTVEIDIANERFIAQGLMILARNYLEVYPYEKWSDKVIPLYQKGSRFQPTTVEMVDGETSPPLLLTEADLIALMEKHGIGTDATHAEHIETIKTRMYVGLTADQRFLPGHLGMGLVEGYDSMGYEMSKPDLRAELEADLKLICEGKKDKSVVLQQQVQKYKEVFIEAVARANKLDQALAQYFGEATEIAEQEEVYPAMPVSIRKCPQCNNDMVLKTKKNGGFYLSCTGYPACKAAVWFPDFVLDVARDESVCAVCKPHPVHRLKFKFKRGSVPPVMPLEFVGCIGGCDEMLKELLDLKYLHRSSQPSSSASQPANHLQVNNFNRASGENRHVRGTANMTPGHLLPLNSTRTSRPAPDDGNNAVVCNCGSEALLLTVRKEGPNQGRQFYKCSSSTCNFFLWADEQSEDRSNAAPRGSALPQPFAGRGPAGFRRPGGGKGPEHFGNNSSSSGDGAVCMCDQPAVTRTVQKDGPNKGRQFHTCPKPREQQCGFFQWADENVAPGPSGDVSLNHFGSSGYSRGLGSKAKRPSSLSSGATAKKPRTCSICHQPGHTRKTCPQNH from the exons ATGAACTTTCACGCGAGGCTCTTTGCTAGCTGCGGGGTCAGGATGCTGCCTCAGCCCTGGCGTCTCTTCTCCCGGGCTGCGGAGGATACGGCATTGCAGAGGATCCGGAAGGTCCTGTGCGTGGCGGAGAAGAACGATGCTGCCCGAGGGATTGCGGATCTGCTCTCCAACAGCAGAATGCGACGG cgAGAAGGCTTTTCCAAGTTCAACAAGATCTACGAATACGACTACCAGATGTTTGGCCAG AACGTCACCATAGTGATGACATCAGTGTCGGGACACTTGCTGGCTCACGATTTTAAGATGCCATTTCGAAAATG GCATAGCTGCAACCCTCTAGCTCTTTTCGATGCCGAAATCGAGAAGTATTGCCCTGAAAATTACATGGATATCAAG AGAACCCTTGAACGAGAAGTCCAGCAGTGCCAAGCTCTGGTGATCTGGACTGACTGCGATCGAGAAGGAGAGAACATTGGCTTTGAGATCATTCACGTCTGCAAAGCCG TAAAGCCAAACCTCCGGGTTTTCCGAGCCCGTTTTTCAGAGATTACGCTTCATGCTGTCAGAACAGCCTGCGAGAACCTCACCCAACCAGATCAAAAGACGAGTGATGCCGTTGACGTCAGGCAGGAGCTGGACCTCAGGATAG GTGCTGCCTTCACCAGATTCCAGACACTGAGGCTCCGGAAGATCTTCCCTGATATTTTAGCAGACCAGCTGATCAGCTATGGTAGCTGCCAGTTCCCAACGTTGGGCTTTGTAGTTGAACGCTTTAAAGCCATCCAGGCCTTTGTTCCTGAAGCCttctataaaataaaag TGACACATGATCATGAAGACGGCAGCGTGGTCTTCAACTGGAAGAGGAACCGGCTCTTTAATCACACGGCGTGCCTGGTCCTTTACCAGATGTGTATGGAG GATCCGGTAGCGACTGTTGTTGAGGTTGGGAGCAAGCCAAAGAGCAAATGGAGGCCCCTGCCCCTGGACACTGTG GAACTTGAGAAGTTGGCTTCCcgcaaactgaaaataaacgCAAAGGAAACCATGAGAATAGCAGAAAAACTCTATACTCAAGG GTTCATTAGCTACCCCAGAACCGAGACCAACATTTTCCCCAAGGAGCTGAACCTCTCCGCCTTAGTACAACAGCAAACACACGACCCAAACTGGGGAGCGTTTGCACAGAGGATTTTGGATCAGGGTGGGCCAACCCCTCGGAACGGAACCAAATCAGATCAGGCTCACCCTCCCATTCACCCCACCAAATACGCTGCCAACCTGCAG GGCAGCGAGCAGAGACTGTATGAATTCATTGTGCGCCACTTTTTGGCTTGCTGCTCTCAAGATGCCAAGGGACAGGAAACAACTGTGGAGATCGACATTGCTAATGAGCGATTCATTGCTCAAGGACTAATGATCCTGGCCCGAAATTATCTGGAAGTCTATCCTTACGAGAAGTGGAGTGATAAG GTTATCCCACTGTATCAGAAAGGGTCTCGCTTTCAGCCCACTACAGTGGAGATGGTGGATGGGGAAACCAGCCCTCCATTGCTCCTCACAGAAGCGGATCTCATTGCTCTCATGGAGAAACATGGCATTG GGACTGATGCCACTCACGCCGAGCACATCGAGACAATTAAGACACGGATGTACGTGGGCCTTACGGCGGATCAGCGGTTCCTCCCGGGCCACCTGGGCATGGGGCTGGTTGAAG GCTATGATTCCATGGGCTACGAGATGTCCAAGCCTGACCTTCGAGCTGAGCTGGAGGCTGATCTGAAACTGATCTGTGAGGGGAAGAAAGATAAATCTGTAGTGTTGCAGCAGCAGGTCCAAAAGTACAAGGAAGTCTTCATCGAAGCTGTGGCCAGAGCCAACAA GTTGGACCAGGCCCTGGCTCAGTACTTTGGAGAAGCCACAGAAATTGCAGAGCAAGAGGAGGTCTACCCAGCAATGCCCGTTTCCATTCGGAAGTGTCCGCAGTGCAACAACGACATGGTGCTGAAGACCAAGAAGAATGGCGG GTTCTATCTCAGCTGCACGGGCTATCCGGCTTGTAAAGCTGCAGTCTGGTTTCCTGATTTCGTGCTGGACGTGGCCAGGGATGAGAGCGTCTGTGCTGTGTGTAAACCGCATCCAGTTCACAG gCTGAAGTTTAAATTCAAGAGAGGCAGCGTTCCACCCGTTATGCCCCTGGAGTTTGTTGGCTGCATCGGAGGCTGTGATGAGATGCTAAAAGAGCTCTTGGACCTGAAGTATTTACACAGGTCGTCCCAGCCCTCCTCgtcggccagccagccagctaATCACTTGCAAGTCAACAACTTTAACAGAGCTAGCGGTGAAAACAGGCACGTGAGGGGGACAGCAAACATGACACCAGGACACCTGCTCCCTTTGAACTCAACGAGAACATCCAGGCCTGCTCCTGATGATGGGAACAACGCAGTGGTGTGCAACTGCGGGAGTGAAGCCCTGCTGCTAACCGTGCGCAAGGAAGGGCCCAACCAAGGCAGGCAGTTCTAcaagtgcagcagcagcacctgcaaCTTTTTTCTCTGGGCTGACGAGCAGTCAGAGGACAGAAGCAACGCGGCTCCGCGGGGCTCTGCGCTGCCCCAGCCCTTTGCAGGAAGGGGCCCAGCAGGATTTCGGCGcccaggaggagggaaaggccCAGAGCACTTTGGAAACAACAGCTCCAGTTCAGGAGACGGCGCAGTCTGCATGTGCGACCAGCCGGCCGTCACGCGCACCGTCCAGAAGGACGGGCCCAACAAGGGGCGGCAGTTCCACACCTGCCCCAAACCCCGAGAGCAGCAGTGCGGCTTCTTCCAGTGGGCAGATGAAAACGTGGCACCAG GGCCTTCTGGAGACGTCTCTTTGAACCACTTTGGGAGCAGTGGATACTCAAGAGGGTTGGGAAGTAAAGCCAAGCGACCAAGCAGTCTCTCCTCAGGAGCCACTGCCAAGAAACCACGGACCTGTAGCATTTGCCACCAGCCTGGCCACACGAGGAAAACCTGCCCTCAAAACCACTGA
- the TOP3A gene encoding DNA topoisomerase 3-alpha isoform X2, whose protein sequence is MNFHARLFASCGVRMLPQPWRLFSRAAEDTALQRIRKVLCVAEKNDAARGIADLLSNSRMRRREGFSKFNKIYEYDYQMFGQNVTIVMTSVSGHLLAHDFKMPFRKWHSCNPLALFDAEIEKYCPENYMDIKRTLEREVQQCQALVIWTDCDREGENIGFEIIHVCKAVKPNLRVFRARFSEITLHAVRTACENLTQPDQKTSDAVDVRQELDLRIGAAFTRFQTLRLRKIFPDILADQLISYGSCQFPTLGFVVERFKAIQAFVPEAFYKIKDGSVVFNWKRNRLFNHTACLVLYQMCMEDPVATVVEVGSKPKSKWRPLPLDTVELEKLASRKLKINAKETMRIAEKLYTQGFISYPRTETNIFPKELNLSALVQQQTHDPNWGAFAQRILDQGGPTPRNGTKSDQAHPPIHPTKYAANLQGSEQRLYEFIVRHFLACCSQDAKGQETTVEIDIANERFIAQGLMILARNYLEVYPYEKWSDKVIPLYQKGSRFQPTTVEMVDGETSPPLLLTEADLIALMEKHGIGTDATHAEHIETIKTRMYVGLTADQRFLPGHLGMGLVEGYDSMGYEMSKPDLRAELEADLKLICEGKKDKSVVLQQQVQKYKEVFIEAVARANKLDQALAQYFGEATEIAEQEEVYPAMPVSIRKCPQCNNDMVLKTKKNGGFYLSCTGYPACKAAVWFPDFVLDVARDESVCAVCKPHPVHRLKFKFKRGSVPPVMPLEFVGCIGGCDEMLKELLDLKYLHRSSQPSSSASQPANHLQVNNFNRASGENRHVRGTANMTPGHLLPLNSTRTSRPAPDDGNNAVVCNCGSEALLLTVRKEGPNQGRQFYKCSSSTCNFFLWADEQSEDRSNAAPRGSALPQPFAGRGPAGFRRPGGGKGPEHFGNNSSSSGDGAVCMCDQPAVTRTVQKDGPNKGRQFHTCPKPREQQCGFFQWADENVAPGPSGDVSLNHFGSSGYSRGLGSKAKRPSSLSSGATAKKPRTCSICHQPGHTRKTCPQNH, encoded by the exons ATGAACTTTCACGCGAGGCTCTTTGCTAGCTGCGGGGTCAGGATGCTGCCTCAGCCCTGGCGTCTCTTCTCCCGGGCTGCGGAGGATACGGCATTGCAGAGGATCCGGAAGGTCCTGTGCGTGGCGGAGAAGAACGATGCTGCCCGAGGGATTGCGGATCTGCTCTCCAACAGCAGAATGCGACGG cgAGAAGGCTTTTCCAAGTTCAACAAGATCTACGAATACGACTACCAGATGTTTGGCCAG AACGTCACCATAGTGATGACATCAGTGTCGGGACACTTGCTGGCTCACGATTTTAAGATGCCATTTCGAAAATG GCATAGCTGCAACCCTCTAGCTCTTTTCGATGCCGAAATCGAGAAGTATTGCCCTGAAAATTACATGGATATCAAG AGAACCCTTGAACGAGAAGTCCAGCAGTGCCAAGCTCTGGTGATCTGGACTGACTGCGATCGAGAAGGAGAGAACATTGGCTTTGAGATCATTCACGTCTGCAAAGCCG TAAAGCCAAACCTCCGGGTTTTCCGAGCCCGTTTTTCAGAGATTACGCTTCATGCTGTCAGAACAGCCTGCGAGAACCTCACCCAACCAGATCAAAAGACGAGTGATGCCGTTGACGTCAGGCAGGAGCTGGACCTCAGGATAG GTGCTGCCTTCACCAGATTCCAGACACTGAGGCTCCGGAAGATCTTCCCTGATATTTTAGCAGACCAGCTGATCAGCTATGGTAGCTGCCAGTTCCCAACGTTGGGCTTTGTAGTTGAACGCTTTAAAGCCATCCAGGCCTTTGTTCCTGAAGCCttctataaaataaaag ACGGCAGCGTGGTCTTCAACTGGAAGAGGAACCGGCTCTTTAATCACACGGCGTGCCTGGTCCTTTACCAGATGTGTATGGAG GATCCGGTAGCGACTGTTGTTGAGGTTGGGAGCAAGCCAAAGAGCAAATGGAGGCCCCTGCCCCTGGACACTGTG GAACTTGAGAAGTTGGCTTCCcgcaaactgaaaataaacgCAAAGGAAACCATGAGAATAGCAGAAAAACTCTATACTCAAGG GTTCATTAGCTACCCCAGAACCGAGACCAACATTTTCCCCAAGGAGCTGAACCTCTCCGCCTTAGTACAACAGCAAACACACGACCCAAACTGGGGAGCGTTTGCACAGAGGATTTTGGATCAGGGTGGGCCAACCCCTCGGAACGGAACCAAATCAGATCAGGCTCACCCTCCCATTCACCCCACCAAATACGCTGCCAACCTGCAG GGCAGCGAGCAGAGACTGTATGAATTCATTGTGCGCCACTTTTTGGCTTGCTGCTCTCAAGATGCCAAGGGACAGGAAACAACTGTGGAGATCGACATTGCTAATGAGCGATTCATTGCTCAAGGACTAATGATCCTGGCCCGAAATTATCTGGAAGTCTATCCTTACGAGAAGTGGAGTGATAAG GTTATCCCACTGTATCAGAAAGGGTCTCGCTTTCAGCCCACTACAGTGGAGATGGTGGATGGGGAAACCAGCCCTCCATTGCTCCTCACAGAAGCGGATCTCATTGCTCTCATGGAGAAACATGGCATTG GGACTGATGCCACTCACGCCGAGCACATCGAGACAATTAAGACACGGATGTACGTGGGCCTTACGGCGGATCAGCGGTTCCTCCCGGGCCACCTGGGCATGGGGCTGGTTGAAG GCTATGATTCCATGGGCTACGAGATGTCCAAGCCTGACCTTCGAGCTGAGCTGGAGGCTGATCTGAAACTGATCTGTGAGGGGAAGAAAGATAAATCTGTAGTGTTGCAGCAGCAGGTCCAAAAGTACAAGGAAGTCTTCATCGAAGCTGTGGCCAGAGCCAACAA GTTGGACCAGGCCCTGGCTCAGTACTTTGGAGAAGCCACAGAAATTGCAGAGCAAGAGGAGGTCTACCCAGCAATGCCCGTTTCCATTCGGAAGTGTCCGCAGTGCAACAACGACATGGTGCTGAAGACCAAGAAGAATGGCGG GTTCTATCTCAGCTGCACGGGCTATCCGGCTTGTAAAGCTGCAGTCTGGTTTCCTGATTTCGTGCTGGACGTGGCCAGGGATGAGAGCGTCTGTGCTGTGTGTAAACCGCATCCAGTTCACAG gCTGAAGTTTAAATTCAAGAGAGGCAGCGTTCCACCCGTTATGCCCCTGGAGTTTGTTGGCTGCATCGGAGGCTGTGATGAGATGCTAAAAGAGCTCTTGGACCTGAAGTATTTACACAGGTCGTCCCAGCCCTCCTCgtcggccagccagccagctaATCACTTGCAAGTCAACAACTTTAACAGAGCTAGCGGTGAAAACAGGCACGTGAGGGGGACAGCAAACATGACACCAGGACACCTGCTCCCTTTGAACTCAACGAGAACATCCAGGCCTGCTCCTGATGATGGGAACAACGCAGTGGTGTGCAACTGCGGGAGTGAAGCCCTGCTGCTAACCGTGCGCAAGGAAGGGCCCAACCAAGGCAGGCAGTTCTAcaagtgcagcagcagcacctgcaaCTTTTTTCTCTGGGCTGACGAGCAGTCAGAGGACAGAAGCAACGCGGCTCCGCGGGGCTCTGCGCTGCCCCAGCCCTTTGCAGGAAGGGGCCCAGCAGGATTTCGGCGcccaggaggagggaaaggccCAGAGCACTTTGGAAACAACAGCTCCAGTTCAGGAGACGGCGCAGTCTGCATGTGCGACCAGCCGGCCGTCACGCGCACCGTCCAGAAGGACGGGCCCAACAAGGGGCGGCAGTTCCACACCTGCCCCAAACCCCGAGAGCAGCAGTGCGGCTTCTTCCAGTGGGCAGATGAAAACGTGGCACCAG GGCCTTCTGGAGACGTCTCTTTGAACCACTTTGGGAGCAGTGGATACTCAAGAGGGTTGGGAAGTAAAGCCAAGCGACCAAGCAGTCTCTCCTCAGGAGCCACTGCCAAGAAACCACGGACCTGTAGCATTTGCCACCAGCCTGGCCACACGAGGAAAACCTGCCCTCAAAACCACTGA
- the TOP3A gene encoding DNA topoisomerase 3-alpha isoform X3 → MNFHARLFASCGVRMLPQPWRLFSRAAEDTALQRIRKVLCVAEKNDAARGIADLLSNSRMRRREGFSKFNKIYEYDYQMFGQNVTIVMTSVSGHLLAHDFKMPFRKWHSCNPLALFDAEIEKYCPENYMDIKRTLEREVQQCQALVIWTDCDREGENIGFEIIHVCKAVKPNLRVFRARFSEITLHAVRTACENLTQPDQKTSDAVDVRQELDLRIGAAFTRFQTLRLRKIFPDILADQLISYGSCQFPTLGFVVERFKAIQAFVPEAFYKIKVTHDHEDGSVVFNWKRNRLFNHTACLVLYQMCMEDPVATVVEVGSKPKSKWRPLPLDTVELEKLASRKLKINAKETMRIAEKLYTQGFISYPRTETNIFPKELNLSALVQQQTHDPNWGAFAQRILDQGGPTPRNGTKSDQAHPPIHPTKYAANLQGSEQRLYEFIVRHFLACCSQDAKGQETTVEIDIANERFIAQGLMILARNYLEVYPYEKWSDKGLMPLTPSTSRQLRHGCTWALRRISGSSRATWAWGWLKAMIPWATRCPSLTFELSWRLI, encoded by the exons ATGAACTTTCACGCGAGGCTCTTTGCTAGCTGCGGGGTCAGGATGCTGCCTCAGCCCTGGCGTCTCTTCTCCCGGGCTGCGGAGGATACGGCATTGCAGAGGATCCGGAAGGTCCTGTGCGTGGCGGAGAAGAACGATGCTGCCCGAGGGATTGCGGATCTGCTCTCCAACAGCAGAATGCGACGG cgAGAAGGCTTTTCCAAGTTCAACAAGATCTACGAATACGACTACCAGATGTTTGGCCAG AACGTCACCATAGTGATGACATCAGTGTCGGGACACTTGCTGGCTCACGATTTTAAGATGCCATTTCGAAAATG GCATAGCTGCAACCCTCTAGCTCTTTTCGATGCCGAAATCGAGAAGTATTGCCCTGAAAATTACATGGATATCAAG AGAACCCTTGAACGAGAAGTCCAGCAGTGCCAAGCTCTGGTGATCTGGACTGACTGCGATCGAGAAGGAGAGAACATTGGCTTTGAGATCATTCACGTCTGCAAAGCCG TAAAGCCAAACCTCCGGGTTTTCCGAGCCCGTTTTTCAGAGATTACGCTTCATGCTGTCAGAACAGCCTGCGAGAACCTCACCCAACCAGATCAAAAGACGAGTGATGCCGTTGACGTCAGGCAGGAGCTGGACCTCAGGATAG GTGCTGCCTTCACCAGATTCCAGACACTGAGGCTCCGGAAGATCTTCCCTGATATTTTAGCAGACCAGCTGATCAGCTATGGTAGCTGCCAGTTCCCAACGTTGGGCTTTGTAGTTGAACGCTTTAAAGCCATCCAGGCCTTTGTTCCTGAAGCCttctataaaataaaag TGACACATGATCATGAAGACGGCAGCGTGGTCTTCAACTGGAAGAGGAACCGGCTCTTTAATCACACGGCGTGCCTGGTCCTTTACCAGATGTGTATGGAG GATCCGGTAGCGACTGTTGTTGAGGTTGGGAGCAAGCCAAAGAGCAAATGGAGGCCCCTGCCCCTGGACACTGTG GAACTTGAGAAGTTGGCTTCCcgcaaactgaaaataaacgCAAAGGAAACCATGAGAATAGCAGAAAAACTCTATACTCAAGG GTTCATTAGCTACCCCAGAACCGAGACCAACATTTTCCCCAAGGAGCTGAACCTCTCCGCCTTAGTACAACAGCAAACACACGACCCAAACTGGGGAGCGTTTGCACAGAGGATTTTGGATCAGGGTGGGCCAACCCCTCGGAACGGAACCAAATCAGATCAGGCTCACCCTCCCATTCACCCCACCAAATACGCTGCCAACCTGCAG GGCAGCGAGCAGAGACTGTATGAATTCATTGTGCGCCACTTTTTGGCTTGCTGCTCTCAAGATGCCAAGGGACAGGAAACAACTGTGGAGATCGACATTGCTAATGAGCGATTCATTGCTCAAGGACTAATGATCCTGGCCCGAAATTATCTGGAAGTCTATCCTTACGAGAAGTGGAGTGATAAG GGACTGATGCCACTCACGCCGAGCACATCGAGACAATTAAGACACGGATGTACGTGGGCCTTACGGCGGATCAGCGGTTCCTCCCGGGCCACCTGGGCATGGGGCTGGTTGAAG GCTATGATTCCATGGGCTACGAGATGTCCAAGCCTGACCTTCGAGCTGAGCTGGAGGCTGATCTGA